TCATGGCGCCGGTCCTGACCGAGATCAACGACCTCGCCGTGCAGCCCTACCTCGACGGCGCGACGACGTTCTCGCAGGCACTGGCCGACGGCGCTGGGCCGCTGCAGACGTTCATGATGGGCCACACCCGTGAGGAGGACCTCGCGCTCATGACCCGCGCGGCCGGACAACCGAACCCGCAGGACGCCGCGAGCGTGCCGCTGACCACGCTCATCCCGGCGTTCATGATCTCCGAACTCCGGGCCGCGTTCATCATCGGATTCGTCATCTTCGTGCCGTTCCTCGTGATCGACCTCGTGGTGTCCGCCGCGCTCATGTCCATGGGCATGATGATGCTCCCGCCGGTCATGATCTCGCTGCCCTTCAAGATCCTGCTGTTCGTCCTCGTGGACGGGTGGGGCCTGATCATCACCTCGCTCATCAACAGCTACCAGGGCGGTTGACGTGGATACCAACGCCGTCCTCGACATCGGC
This genomic interval from Arthrobacter agilis contains the following:
- the fliP gene encoding flagellar type III secretion system pore protein FliP (The bacterial flagellar biogenesis protein FliP forms a type III secretion system (T3SS)-type pore required for flagellar assembly.), giving the protein MTAAALLPARPARRSRALAVVAAFVLAVVVVLLGAAAGHAGELDPTVPAPTAPSAPADPTAPTPPGSDDGLSVEINGVDGAPSSAVLTLIGITLLSVAPALLLMMTSFTKIFVVLAMTRNALSLPSIPPNQVLAGLALFLSLFIMAPVLTEINDLAVQPYLDGATTFSQALADGAGPLQTFMMGHTREEDLALMTRAAGQPNPQDAASVPLTTLIPAFMISELRAAFIIGFVIFVPFLVIDLVVSAALMSMGMMMLPPVMISLPFKILLFVLVDGWGLIITSLINSYQGG